From the Lampris incognitus isolate fLamInc1 chromosome 10, fLamInc1.hap2, whole genome shotgun sequence genome, one window contains:
- the atp5mf gene encoding ATP synthase subunit f, mitochondrial — translation MADRPVPIVEKRLMDVKLGELSTWLGGRDFTPNGLLSSLRNGQDRYYNKYINVKKGGIGGIAMFLIGYIGISYLWEYDHIKHDRWRKYH, via the exons ATGGCGGACAGACCAG TTCCCATAGTTGAGAAGCGGCTGATGGATGTGAAGCTGGGGGAGCTGAGTACCTGGCTTGGCGGTCGCGACTTCACTCCCAATGGCCTACTGTCATCTCTCCGCAATG GCCAAGACAGATACTACAACAAGTACATCAACGTGAAGAAGGGAGGCATCGGTGGTATAGCCATGTTTCTGATCGGCTATATTGGTATCAGCTACCTGTGGGAATATGACCACATCA